In Natronococcus sp. AD-5, the genomic window CGCGGTTGCGGACAGAAGCGTTCTACTCGTTTTTCGGCTGTTCGGGGGACTTCGACGCCGTCGGTTCGTGTCCCGGTAAACAGACCAGGTTCTCCCGCCCGAGACGCAACTTCGTGATCTGTTCGTCCTCCTCGAGTTCCGCGAGGAGGCGGCTGACTTTCGCTTTCGACCAATCGACGGAGTCGACGATCTTCGATTGCTTCATCCGCCCGTCGTTTTCGTCGAGGAGTTGGCGGACCTTCTCCCGATCCGTCATGAAGTCCTCGTGTCGCTGGGGGTCGGAATCGCTCGCGATAGAACTGTTCTCCGCGAGTCGATTTCGGACGACGAGGACCCCGCCGAGTAACACGAGCGCCACGATGCCGACGACGGCTGCGAAGTGCGGATTCCAGGAAAGTTGAAGAACCGTCGAGAGCACGGCGTCGTCTGAAACGGGCACGGATACCGTGCTAATTGACCCACTGGTCGACGGGACGTGCGTAATGGGGACGGGTTCAGGGGGATGGGTGTTCATGATATCTGGAGAGATCGCTTGTCGTTCGCTGTCCGTCGCGAAGTGATCGTCTTAGGATGAACCGTCGAGAGCACCGCACAAAGTATTTTTTATAATTCATGTATTGTTATTGTTTCATCGTTATGTCATAGAAAACGTAGTCTCAGCGGATCCGACCGAACATGAGAGGCGACCGAAACGAAACACAACCGTTTCGGAGCGGCGTCCTTTTGACGGCATTGAACGCCGCTGCTACGGCCTAGGTCCGATGACAGTACTCGCGATGGAATTGTCGTCATTTATCCATTTTTTCGGTATGTGTCTTCGTCCGTTCCGCAAGGAGCACGATCACTCAGTCGGCATCAATGATCGGATCCACCTTCTCGAGCGTCGACCGAGACGGGTTCGATTCGACGGTGCGACACGAGCGAGGCGAGGGCGGGTCGAGTTAGGAACCCGGTACGCCAGCGGCCTCGAAGCCGGTCACGCCGAGGAACGCGAGCACGTAGAGGACGACCAGCACGGACAACCAGGCGACGATAGTGATCGCAGCGGCGTCCACCCAGCCGCCGGGGTAGCGGGCGTTGATCACCGCGAGGTACGCGACGAAGACCAGAAGCGGACCCAACAGCGGGATCCACCCGAGTAAGAGGCCGACGACGGCCCAGACGATCGCACCGATGAGGGCGGTGATCAGCGCGTACGTGTAGTCTTCGGTGTCGACGACGACCTTCGCGCCGAGGAAGATGCCGAACGCGCCGATCAGGAGGCTCACGATGAATACGATGATGTTCTCGATCCCGAACGCGCCGATCTGGAGGATGAATCCGGTCGTGTTCTCGATCATGAGCGGACGAAGGGCGTCGGAACCGTTAGTTATCTCTCACCTACGCGAATGTGAACCGACGTTGAACCGCTTGCCGTCCGCCGATTCCTGGCGACCTCGGTCGCCGCTGAGCACAATCACCTAATACCCCCGTAAAGTAGCTCTTACAGACACGACGCGCAGATAGTCGGTGGAGCGAATAGATCGATCGGACGGGGGGCGTCGATCGCCCGGAAACGGTCGGTTCGGGTAATCGACATCTCACTCGGTAAGCGAGAAATCGTCGCCGGCGTGACGAGCACTTCGGTCGATTACTCCGGGTCGGCGACGGTGTCGTCGCCGATCGGGCTCGCGAGGGGGGCGGGTTCGTCGTCGACGAGCGACCGAATGCCCGACTCGAGTCCGACCCGCGCCTCGAAGCCGAGCGCGCGGTCCGCCTTGCTGATATCGGCACCGCTGTGTCTGATATCGCCGGGACGCGGCTCGCGGTGGACGATCGGCGACGACGAGTCCGTCGCATCCCGGATCGTCTCCGCGAGTTCACCGATCGAGATCCGCTCACCCGTCCCGACGTTGTACGCCTCGCCGGTCTCCCCGGTCGTCGCCGCCCGCAGGTTCGCCCGGACGACGTCGCTCACGTGGACGAAGTCCCGCGTCTGCTCGCCGTCGCCGTCGATCGTGATCGGTTCGCCGGCGCGCGCTTGCTCGAGGAACGTCGAGATGACGCCGCTGTAGGGTCCCCGCTGGCGCGGTCCGTAGACGTTGAAGTATCGCAGCGCGACGGTCGGCAGGTCGTACAGCTCCGCGTAGAGGCGAGTGTACTGGTCGAGCGCGAGCTTCTGGACGC contains:
- a CDS encoding helix-turn-helix transcriptional regulator, giving the protein MNTHPPEPVPITHVPSTSGSISTVSVPVSDDAVLSTVLQLSWNPHFAAVVGIVALVLLGGVLVVRNRLAENSSIASDSDPQRHEDFMTDREKVRQLLDENDGRMKQSKIVDSVDWSKAKVSRLLAELEEDEQITKLRLGRENLVCLPGHEPTASKSPEQPKNE
- a CDS encoding NAD-dependent epimerase/dehydratase family protein — encoded protein: MDSSAIRDKTVLVTGGAGFIGSHLVEALAPHTEVRVLDDFSTGERAYLPEDVTVIEGDVRDPIALQRAARGVDVIFHHAAVVSVSQSVDAPRQSNRTNVDASLLVLEQARQEDARVVAASSAAVYGHPVELPVSETAPTEPTSPYGVQKLALDQYTRLYAELYDLPTVALRYFNVYGPRQRGPYSGVISTFLEQARAGEPITIDGDGEQTRDFVHVSDVVRANLRAATTGETGEAYNVGTGERISIGELAETIRDATDSSSPIVHREPRPGDIRHSGADISKADRALGFEARVGLESGIRSLVDDEPAPLASPIGDDTVADPE